The following DNA comes from Simkania negevensis Z.
TTTTTGGACTCCACTGTTCCAAATAGCCATCAAGATACAGGGGACGAGGGCATAGACAACGATCATCATCCATCGTTTCAAGTCGATGGCATCACGAATATGAGGGCTTCTTTTAGTGCGGATAGGAGCTTCGTAGAAAAACGTATCCAAAGCCTCGATAAGTGGACGGTAGCGATGGAGCGGTCTTCCTTCTTCTGTAAGAGTAAGTTGATAATCAAAAAACTTCCGTAGCATAACCACATCCTGACTGATGGGAATTTTTTTATTCTAGTTTTTTTGCACAATTCGGCTTCTTGACCGAAAGAATTGTTTTTGCTAGCTTTTTCAAAGAATTTAAATGCTAACCTGAACTCTGGCTTTATTTTGCTTAGTCTCAGGAGAGAAAGTTCTCTTAAATTCTCGGTATTTTTGCCGATGGAAAGGGCCAAACGGTCTTTTTCGAGGCAAAAAGGCTGAGAAGAAAGAGAAAAATCCCTGAGAATGAGTGAAAGAAACCCAGAGTTCAGGTTACGTAGGTTTAAAGAATGGAAGATCATTCCTATACTGTGAATTTTCTTGTTCATTTGGTGGACGTTCTGATCAAGAGTGTGGGAGGAGGAATTGGTTTTGCTTTTTTAGCATTGGAGGTAAAAAAGGCATGGAAACAAGAGCGTAAATGGAAGCTGGCCTTAGCGATTGGTGCAGCAATTTTTGGGGTGTACATTCTATTTGTTGGTATTTAGATGATCTGGTTTTTAGTGTTGTTGAGTGTTTTTTGTAGTTTTTCAAGAATAGCAAGTTTGCCACTACTTTTCTAGGTTTTCGCTCTGATCAAAAAACGAAATGATGCGATCAATTGGAAAAGGAAGTTTTGAGACCGCTTTAAAGTATAGAGTTTCATATTTTTCCTAATTACCATTGAATTGTTTGTCCAATTTCGAGAACTCTGAAGTGACAAGTTGAAACACTGTGTTTCTCGAGAGATTGATAGAGATCATAAGGAGGTTGATGCATTTTTTCGCTGGTTAGTTTAAAAGTTTTCCAATGCATTCCAATGCTTAGCTTGGACTTTACTTCTTGATGAATCATAACAGCTTCTTCAGGATTTACGTGAACTTCACGCATAAAGAAACGAGGGCGATAAGCTCCTATTGGAATAAGACTAAGATCCATGGGACCGTATTTTTCGCCAATTGCTTTGAAGTCATGTGGGTTATAACCTGTATCTCCAACAAAATAGGCTTTCTTTGAATGATCTAGATTTTTGAATGTCATGACATAACCATTCCAATGGCTTTTATTTCGATCATGTAGCCCTCTACCAGAAAAATGTTGCGTAGGAACGGCAGTAATCGTAATAGATTCTCCATCTTGTGTGCAATGGAACTCTTCGTGCCAAGCAAGCTCTGAGACATTGAGAATTTCGTACTTTTTAAACCATTTGGCGACGCCTATTGGCACGATCCAGTGAATTTGAGGGTGAAGTGTGTGAAGCTTGAGGACTGTTTTCTTGTCTAGGTGGTCGTAATGGTTATGACTGATAAGGACAAAATGAACTTTTGAAAAATGGTTTAAAGCATATGGGACAGGTTGACGTCGTTTGGGACCGAGACAGGGGATAGGTGAGCAGCGCTGGCTCCAAACCGGGTCTGTGATCAGATGGAACCCACGACACTTCAAATAAAACGAAGAGTGACCTAACCAACAAGCAGAAGGTTCTGTTTCAGATTCATTTAGCTGACGAGGATTTGGGAACTGAAAGTTATGTGGTGCTATAGCAAGCTTTTTCTCCATTTTGAGTGAATGAATAATCTGCTTGATCGATTGTTTTCTTTTGTCAAAATGTGGGTTGCGGAAACGGTTTTTTTCAGTCATTGCTTCTATATACTCAGCTAATTTTTGAACTTGTTTGAGTATATAATGTGGACTTTTGAAATTTTTTTACAATTCAGTTTATTGACAATACCGGCTGAAGAAATGAGTTTATTGGGGCCGTAGTCACGCTTTATTACGGTTGTTCGAAGCCAAGATAGCGGCACATGACAAGAGCTAATGGAGTGAGAAGATAGGCTGTGAAGGCTCCAATGAGATAAATAGCAACAGCTACCCAATAAATGACTTTGGTCCATCCCTTAACAGTTTGACAAGCTTCTCGTTTGTCAACAGGGCATTCTTTTTTGAAAGAAGGAATGTAGATGAAAAGTCCATTCGCTAAGAGCAAGATTCCCACAATGATAAAAATCCAGTCTTTGTGTTTTGTAACAGGGACTAGCCAGGGGAAAATAGAAACAAGGGTAGAAACTGCTCCTGCACCGGCAATGATCGTGATGAGAATCGGCAAGACACAGCAAACCCAAGTTGAGGTGGATAAGATAAGGGTAATGATACTGAATTGTTTCTTCATCGTCTCTCCAAGGCTTCAAATTCTATCCATAATTCACCCATGTTTTTTAAGAAATGGTTTTTTTCGAGAGAGCTGTGGATAATTTTTCGAAAAGTGACTATCATAAGACTGAAATCTACTGAGGTCATATGAGTCGCATTTCGAAAAAACGCACAATCATTTTTTCCTTACTCTGCGTGTTTTTCTTTGCTTTTGCTATTTTTCATCATACTCTCATCTGCTATGGAGTGAAATTCTTTTTAACTTCTCGTCTCCCAAAAGGAGAGACTCTTGTTGTTGATTATGAAAGTGGGCACTGGGAAAAAGGTGCTTATGTATTACATCACGTGAGCCTTTCTAGGCAAAGTGCTGAAAAATCCTCGGGGTTTGAAGTGAAAGTTGAAGACCTCCGTTTTGTTTTTTCCCTACAATTCTTTCCATTTCATTTCGGGTCTCAGCTTGTGATCGACTCTCCCGAAATAGCTTTGCTCGATGCCAAGCGAAATGAAAAAAAGAAAAAAAAGGGGCTTTACTCTCTTTGTGAGCAGTTTCTCTTTAAAAAAGAAATTTTCGTCAATCGAGGAAAGGTCGCTCTCAATAAAGACCGTTCAATGGAGGCCTATTTCTCGATAGAAACGGGGCAAGGGGCCGATCAACAGGGCACTTTATTTCTGGCTCATTCTGAGGAAGCTTTAGAAAATGCCCCACTAAAAGCTCATTTTTTTAGGCGGGATCGTGATTTTGAATTTGATGTCCATTTTAATGAATTGCAGCTGCCTTGGATGTTCTCGATGGCGCGCTTTTTTTCACTTCCTATCGATCCGTCTATCCAACTTTCTGAAGGAAACCTTTCAGGAGGACTTGCATTTGGTTTGAGCTCTGCTAATCAAATTTCGCACATTCAGTATGATCTAAAGCTCATCGATTTCACCTTAAATCATGCCTATTATGGAGTTGCGTTCACAGCGTATCAAATCAATTGGCGAGAGCATTTCACATCAAATGATGAAATGGGCCCGTGGACATCTCATCCATTTTTTGAAAAAATTTGGCCTTATTTTGTTGGAGACGGAGAGTTTTATGGCGCAAAGATCTCTTTTGAAGATCCTGAAACCAAAGCCAATCAAGGCGTAGTTGAGCTTCGAGGAAGGCTTCAATTTAGCCATCGCAATCAGCCATTGGTTGACTTTCATGGCCTTTTTACCAAAGATGGACGCGAATATCCCTTACGTCTCTTAGGAGAAGGACTGATTGAAAACGATCAAAATTGGAAAATGGCTGTTGATCTCTCTCTTCAAGAAGAAGGGGGAGAAAAGATGTCAACATACATGGCTTTTTCATCATTAGGCTCCAAGAAGTACCAATTTGAAAGTCGTTTCCAAAATATTTCAGAAGATCCTGTAGATCTTGTTCAACGCCTTGTAAAAATCAAATACCCCCATTTAAAACCTTATTTTCTCGAGCAAGGGAATTTTGAAGGGGCTTTCGTAGGACTTATTGAAAATCGTCGATTTCAATCTTTAGATGTTAAAAAACTTAATGTGGGCCAAGCCCAATTGCGAGATCTTAAGCACAACTTTCTCTTCTCCGCAAAACAAATGAAAGGCAATGGGGAATTTGACTTTTCTAACGCAGATTTTTTTGATGGAACTTTTTGGGAGCTCAAAATTCATGAAGGGGCCTTTGACGGGTTTGAAAATGTCCACGTTGCTAGGCTTGATGCGGACCTTTCGATGCATGATCAGTACCTGAAACCATCGAAGGTCACGGCCATATTGAATGGCATTGAGTCTGACATGCATTTCGAGGGACTTTATACACATCTCAATGTGAATTTAGATTTTGGTCTTACTCCAAAAACACTTTTTGAACTTTTTGGCCATGAGAGAAAAAATGCTCTTTCACAATTTGATGAAAAGCTCGCTTTGGATTTTGACATGCATCTTAGAACTTCCCGAGAAGAGCTTTCTATTGAAGGAAATTTAGACCTGATCCGAGAAAACTGCCCAACCGACTCGGTCCTTTTTGGAGCGAAATGGGAGATGGCAGAGCTTTTGCATGCAGGTTTTTTAAATGGTCTCAATCTTGGTTGGTTTAAAGCAGGCACTCTCTCTGCGGAGACAATTAACTTGCCTTTAGAATTTTTTGAAAAAAATTGGCGGGCTCAGGGAAGAGCTGCTCTTGAAGGAACGCTCAACCGGGAAAAAATCGCTCTTAGTCTCGATCCTTCTGACCTTGTTTATACTTCTCCCTATGTTCAGTTAGAAGCAGGTTATTGTGGAGAAAAAGCGCCATCCTGCCATTTTCGATATGATCTCATATCAGGCCAGTGGTTTGGAAAACTCCCTCTTAAAAATGCGAAGCTTATCGAAAAGTCATTTGGTATTGAGTTCGATTCATTTAGCAGTGAACTCGAATTGGAAGGAGATTTTTTCGAGTTTCAAAATGTTGTCGCTTCTGCTCAGGGCACCTCATTTAAAGGAGCCGTTTCTCTTGATTACCAATATGGAGACTATGCAGAACTTTGCATCAAAACAGATGAAATTAAAGGGTCAACGCAAGCCATTCAAAAGTTTTTACGCCATTTTTCTCCATTTTCAACAATGGATCTTCCTTTAGGAGGTGAGGTCACAAGTGGGGAAAATGGGATGATACTCCGGGCTTTTGTTGGCGAGCGAGAAGAGTTGCTTGGATGGGAAGTGAGCCTGACCTTGCACAATGGAGCCTATCCCATCACTCCAAGCTGCTCGTTTCAAGGGCTCACCACTCGCTTTGAATGGTCTTGGAGAGATCAGGTTCTTAGTTTGATAGAAAGTGATGGATATTTACGTCTTGGGGAAGGTAAATCTCCAAAAAACTACCATCTCAATATTCCCGTAGCGCGAGCAGACTTCAAAAAGGGCTCTTGGGATTACGATCTTCGATTAGAAACTCCGACACATGATATTTGTCGTTTAGTGGGAGATGCTAGACGTGATGAAGCTAAAAAGGAGCTTCAGATTCACATTGATCCCGAGCTGACCCGGTTTTTTGGAGCAAAAGTTAACTTTCGAAAATTTTCGATAGGCGACGAAGGGAAAATCAGGTGTTTAGATTTTGAAACCGATTTGTCCTCACGCGATTTGTACCATCACTTAGATTTTCTCGTTCATGCTGGATTACTTCCGCTTAAAGCCTCTACATTAGAGGAAATGCAAAGCCCTCGATTTGAAGGAAGTACCCATCTTAAAGTTTATTTGAGTGATGCGGATGAGGCATTTTCATTTGAAGCAAAAAGCGATCACTTTGCTTTTGGAACAATTGATTGGGAAAAGCTCCTCATTCATGGAGAAAGAAAAGGGAATGAGTTCAAACTCGACCATTTTTCTGTCGGTTCTTTGACGATGACTGCTCATATGATCAAAGAGAAAGATACTTGGGAAATACCTACCTTTTACGTTGATTGGAAAAACTGTAAGCTCCGCAGCGAAAAAGGACTGTTTGATAAGGAAAATGGGGTGGTGAAGCTTCCTCTTAAACACCTCAATGTTGATTTAGAAGAACTTCTCAAACTAGTTCCCAATCTAGGAGAATATGATCTGAGTTATTTGATGGGGCAATTGGCAACAAGTGGAAACTTGGAATGCAATCTTTCTAAAGGACTGAAAGATTGGAGCTTAGATGCACAGTTGCAACTTCTTGGAAAAGACTTTTCGAAAGGACGGTTACGTGTTGAAAGTGCCAAGCCGATTCATCTGCATTTTTCGCAAGAAAGAGGGGTGGAAATTGGCGGAGCGGTGTTTCACTTTTTTCATCCCCGGTCAAATCAACATTGGGCGAAATGTGAATTTGAAAAATTGGGCTATGACTTTGAATCTAAAAGTTGGAGAGGAACGCAGTTTAAACTCGTTTTACCTCCTGAAATGGTTCACCATTTAGGAGCGACAAGTGCACTCCCTTATTTAGGTGCAGGAGAAGGGTACTTAACCCTATTTGATCAGCCTTTCAAGTGGGACAATCAAATGGAGCTGACCTTTGATTTCAAATTCGGAGAGAGAGCTGAAGTTGAAGGTCGCTTGAAAGAAGGATACTATTGGATTGGAGATAAGGCGTGGTATCTCAATGATTTGCGCTACCTACTCTCTGGAGGTGAAATCGAACTCAAAATGAATACCTTGCTTGATGAGCACCCCTTTGATTTGCAAGCACAAGTCAGTCTTCTGCCTCATTTGAAGACACGCATTATGATTCAAGAAACCCTTGTTGAAGACCAGGCAACAGTTCATCCATTGACCATTGTGAGCAATTGGAACCAAAATGAAGGCTTTTTTATTCAAAGTATTGAAGGGGCAGTGAGTGGTCTTGATTTTTCTTTTCACCACAATCCAAGAGGGTCCTTTTTGGATCAAATGGTGTTAACGGGTCAGCTTAAGATCGATGTTCCAAAGCTATCAAAAGTTCTGCCTAAGTCGATGCAAGAGACAATCCAAGAATTTGAAATCGGAAAAGGATATGAACTCAGTGGTGATTGGGTCATCTCGAAAGAAAAACTCTTAGATTCTCACTTTACTGGGTATCTCAAAGGAAAACGATTTCAACTGATGGGATCTGAAATGGAAACCCTTTTAAGTGAGATTTCCATTCATAAAGATCACATCGAGTTGGCAAAGCTCAATTTAAGTGATGTTTCGGGAATTTTTTCGATAGATGATGTACGTATCGCGAAAGTAGAAGACCAGAAGTGGAAAGTTTCCATTCCTCGGATTGTCGCCCAAAACTTCCGCCCAAGCCTCCTTAAAAAAGTTGGTCGTTATCAGGGACAAATCAAACCTCTGCACATTCGTGATATGAGTTTTCATAACATTCGGGGGATCTTAGGAGATGCGAAAAGTTTTACCGGAAAAGGAAACTTAAATTTCACCAATACTTTTAAAAGCGATTATAACATCCTCGACATTCCCTTTGAAATTTTGGGGCGTCTGGGACTTGATATGGGATTACTAGTTCCTATCAAAGGCCGCCTTGACTATGTGATGGCAGATGGAAAAGTTTTTCTCACCCAACTCACAGATAGTTACAGCGAAGGAAAACGTTCCAAGTTTTACCTTTCTCCTTCAGAGCCCTCGTTTATTGATTTAGATGGAAATCTCAATATCAACATTAAGATGAAACAGTATGTTCTCCTTAAAATTACTGAACCCTTTACCCTCTCAATTGCTGGAACATTTGAAGATATTCGCTACAGTTTGAAATGACCCAATTAGCCAAAACTCTTATTAGATCTCTATCTCAGTTTTTTTATCCCACTTTTTGCCTCCACTGTAACCGTCAAACCTATGGAAAAGATAAGTGGATTTGTAAAATTTGTTTTGATCAAATTGAATGGATCGATTCCACCTTAGCCTGTCAGACTTGTGGGAGACCCAAACGAGATCGGGTGAGTTTGCAATGTAAAGAGTGTCGAATACGTCCCAGTTATCTTATGCCTTTTAACTCTTGCTTTTTTCCTGAGGGGCCAGCTTATAGCTTACATGAACAGCTTCGCGTATATGAAAGTGAAGATGTTGCTAAGATTTTTGCGTCGCTCCTTGTTGTGAAATGGAAAAATCTCTCGTGGCCTTATCCTGATGCAATTGTCCCAGTTCCCGATAGCCGACTTGAGATGCTGTCACTGAAAAGACAACCTAACTACCTTATAGCAAAGTCACTTAGCAAAATCCTTTCAATTCCTTGTCGTCCTATTTTAACAACTCAGGAAAAAGGGATTAGCTATGGATTTCGGGCAAAAACTTTTTTCCAAGGGAATCTCTCCGACAAAAAGGTTTTGCTCATCGCAGATATGGTCCGTGACAGTGATACCATGCGCTTTGCCAGAGATGCTATTTTATCTCTTTTTCCAAAAACGATTTATACATTGGCATTATTTGACCGCCGGATGTAAGATCCATTCTTTTTTTACGAGGGTGTCATATGTCATGTTGTAGAAAAACAGGATGTGGGCCAGTTCACAAACCCAAACTTCCTGATTATTATGAAGGAGTACGCTTCATTTGCGCAATAGCAATAACAGGGCTTGCACTAAAAGTACTTCCTCAAACATTTGCAAAATGGTCTGCTTTGGGATTCGGGCTTCATCTTGGGGGACGTGTGATAAGCGATTGGCCAGAGCTTACAGAAGATCTTTCTAAAATGCCAGAGACATGTGCTTCGGGTTGTACTGATATTGTAGCACAGAGTTACCGACTCAAGTTTGATCCTAGATTATCACTGATCATTGCAACGATTTTTTTCTGTTGCCATATTGAGCATCATGCAGGTGAAATGGTTCCTGTTGTGGGTGTGGCTTTTGGTTTTCGGATATTTCATTGGTTGAATACCTCGCTCTAACACTTTTTAATTTTACTTAGAGCCATTTTTTTTCTGTGATCTGCATCCTGGTTGGCTTTATAATCATAAAGCCAACTCATGTGCCATTCATAAAAAATAAAGTCATATTTGACTATGTACCTGAACTCTAGATTTATTTCACTCATTCTCAGGTTTTTTTCTCTTTCTTCTCAGCCTTCTTACCTCGAAATTCCCATCGGCAATAATGCCGAGAATTTAAGAGAAATCTCTCTCCTGAGATTAAGCAAAATAAACCCAGAGTTCAGGTTATGTCTGCTTGGCAACCAATTTTTAGCCTTAAGTCGCGCTTTACCGTTTGGTATGGTCGCTCACCATTTTATTTTTTGCGAAAAATATCAACGCAAAAAAACAAATCATCTAGTAATCGCTAAACGATCTTTTTTCATAAAATATTGATAACAAGAGGTTTAATATAATCTGTTATGTAGTGTTGAATTACTCATTATTAATAAGTTGTTTATTTTCAATTATTTAAATAATTATAAAAAATATTTATAATAAAATATTTATTTGTTATAATATATTTATCTTTTAGGAAAGATGGAAAAAAAAGGGGAGAATTATGGCTACATCACATGTTAGTCCATCAAGACCACATGGTTACGATATGGTCGCTGATTTCATTGAGGCTATGGATGCCAGTGAGATGACGACAAGTCGCCCTTGGCGACATTCTATAGGCCGCATATCTTGTGCAGTACGTGTTCCAATCTATGCAATCGCAGCAACTTTTCAAGTTGCAAAAATGGCAGTTAAGTTTTTACCTGCAATTCCAATTAGTATTATTCAATGGGCTTTAGGTACAAAAGCCCTAGATAATTGGTCACTTAGAGGGGTTGCTCTAGAAGGAGCGATGGCACTTAAGTTTCTTGATAAAATGGGAAGTTCTATTTTGGGAATCATTTTTGCTCCTCCAAAAAAATATTACTCATTAGCAGAGGTTTTTGAAGGATTTACAAAGGTCGTGGTATTAGGAAAGCACCAAGATGTCTTAAAAAGAGATAACATGGTAAAAACGACCTCAATAGCAGAGCATGTATTCACAATACTTAACACTAGGGTGTCTTATAAAAAGATTATCTTTCAACGAGATAAGATCTATGACGATAATCCGTTTTTCGGGAGTAGTTATCCTGTAAGCTACGAAACTTTGCAAAACGTTAAATCAGGGTAAAGCTATTTAAGCTTCGATGTTTTGGCGTGTCATTTGGATTTGACGGCGTAGGCGCTCATTGTTCTCAAGCTCTTTAGACACTTTTTTCCAGGCATGTAAAAGTGTTGAGTGTTTTTTTCCGCCAAAGGCCGATGCAATTTTTGTGAGAGATTCTCCAATGAGTTCTTTTGCGAGGTACATGGCAATTTGCCTTGCAGTTGCAATATCTTTGCTCCGTTTGGAGCCACGCAAATCGCTTTCGCTGACATTGAACATCGATGATACGCTCGTTAGAATCCGATCAACAGATACCCGTTTTTGAGGTGTGGATTGAAACATTTCACCGAGAGTATTGTCAACGACCTCTTCAGTTGCTTCAAGGTGCATGAGGCGACAGTAGGCGCCCAAACGATTGACAGCTCCTTCGAGTTGACGGACATTGTTAAAGATGTGTTCTGCAATGTAAAATGCAATGTGATTGGAGAGTTTGAATCCTTTTTGTTCCGCTTTATGTTGCAAAATAGCGACGCGGGTTTCGACATCGGGCATTCCAATGTGGGCAACAAGTCCCCACTCCATGCGGGCAATCATCCGTTCGGAGAGTTTAAGTTGTCCTGGGGGTTTATCGCTTGTGATGACGATCTGTTTGTTCTGGTTAATTAACGTTTCAAACGTATTACAAAATTCTTCTTCGAAGTTAAGTCGGTTTTGCAAAAATTGAATGTCATCGACGAGTAACACATCTAAATTGCGAAAGTATTTTTTCATTTTGTCTACAGACTTGTTGCGCAAGTGAAAAACTAAATCGTTGATAAATCCTTCTGTTGTGATGCACTGGAATCGAAGTTTCTTGTGTTGACTTTTGAGCACATGACCAATGGCATGAAGCAAATGGGTTTTGCCAAGTCCCACACCTCCATGAATGAAGAGGGGATTGTACGATTTTCCTGGTTTGGAGGCGACACCTAAGCAAGCAGACTTAATAAACTGATTTGAGGGACCTTCAATGAAATGATCGAATGTGTAGTTTTCATTGAGTTTCATTTCCTGTTCAACAGGAACTTTTTCGATGCGAGGGCGGGGTTTAGAGATGACTTTGGGTTGCTCTTGTTTGAGCTCTTGCACCACAAACTGCAAATCGGGTTCACCTTTTTTAAGAGAACCAAAAAAAGTGCAGAGTTCTTCGCGGTAGTTATCGAGTAAATATTCGCGCACAAAAACGTTTGGAACAAGTAAAGCAGCTGTGTCAGATTCGGTGCTTAATTGGATGGGGGCAATCCAGTTTGCGTACTCAACACGACTGCACCGCTCTTTCATTAAGCGGAGAAATTCAGACCATGTTTCTTCAAGTGAGTGTGTTAACATTAGCAAACCAATCGAGGCGACATTTTTGTGACGTACTTATACTCAAACAGCTTCAAAAATTGGTTTTGAAGTTGTTTGAGTATAGTGCGAAGTATACCCGTTTTGTCACAATATTCCCACCCAAAAATCGTCTTCTTATTTTTCCAATCGAAGTGAAGTGAAAATTCCCCATGCAAGACTAGGAGCAACGATAAACACAATTGCTAAAGGCAACTGGTTTTGATCGGGAAGAAAAGAGACAAGACTTCCTAATGCTGCAGCCCCTCCAATTTGCATCGACCCATACAGAGCTCCTGCATACCCTGCAATCTCTCCAAATGGTGTAAAAGCCATCGAAAAGGCATTGGGCCAAATGAATGTTGAGCCAAAGTAAAATCCAATGACACTTGCAATAATGCTTGCGGCTTCTACTCCATAGATAAAAAAAGTGAAAAAC
Coding sequences within:
- a CDS encoding MBL fold metallo-hydrolase, with the protein product MTEKNRFRNPHFDKRKQSIKQIIHSLKMEKKLAIAPHNFQFPNPRQLNESETEPSACWLGHSSFYLKCRGFHLITDPVWSQRCSPIPCLGPKRRQPVPYALNHFSKVHFVLISHNHYDHLDKKTVLKLHTLHPQIHWIVPIGVAKWFKKYEILNVSELAWHEEFHCTQDGESITITAVPTQHFSGRGLHDRNKSHWNGYVMTFKNLDHSKKAYFVGDTGYNPHDFKAIGEKYGPMDLSLIPIGAYRPRFFMREVHVNPEEAVMIHQEVKSKLSIGMHWKTFKLTSEKMHQPPYDLYQSLEKHSVSTCHFRVLEIGQTIQW
- a CDS encoding phosphoribosyltransferase is translated as MTQLAKTLIRSLSQFFYPTFCLHCNRQTYGKDKWICKICFDQIEWIDSTLACQTCGRPKRDRVSLQCKECRIRPSYLMPFNSCFFPEGPAYSLHEQLRVYESEDVAKIFASLLVVKWKNLSWPYPDAIVPVPDSRLEMLSLKRQPNYLIAKSLSKILSIPCRPILTTQEKGISYGFRAKTFFQGNLSDKKVLLIADMVRDSDTMRFARDAILSLFPKTIYTLALFDRRM
- the dnaA gene encoding chromosomal replication initiator protein DnaA, with amino-acid sequence MLTHSLEETWSEFLRLMKERCSRVEYANWIAPIQLSTESDTAALLVPNVFVREYLLDNYREELCTFFGSLKKGEPDLQFVVQELKQEQPKVISKPRPRIEKVPVEQEMKLNENYTFDHFIEGPSNQFIKSACLGVASKPGKSYNPLFIHGGVGLGKTHLLHAIGHVLKSQHKKLRFQCITTEGFINDLVFHLRNKSVDKMKKYFRNLDVLLVDDIQFLQNRLNFEEEFCNTFETLINQNKQIVITSDKPPGQLKLSERMIARMEWGLVAHIGMPDVETRVAILQHKAEQKGFKLSNHIAFYIAEHIFNNVRQLEGAVNRLGAYCRLMHLEATEEVVDNTLGEMFQSTPQKRVSVDRILTSVSSMFNVSESDLRGSKRSKDIATARQIAMYLAKELIGESLTKIASAFGGKKHSTLLHAWKKVSKELENNERLRRQIQMTRQNIEA